From a single Nitrogeniibacter mangrovi genomic region:
- a CDS encoding glutamate--cysteine ligase family protein: MGTDIAETGFTPQMERAFALRLQENLTALRQVLAWPHFGRGEGSLGAELEMYLVDAHGRPRCVNKEVQGAAGDPQLTLELNRYNLEYNLSPHRLSARPFEATEREMLARLAWLRDKAAAFGARILTIGILPTLTPDDFGPATMTDRSRYHVLVEGLKRSRGGRFEVHIDGRHPLDLLMDDVTLEGANTSFQIHYRVAPDAYADTFNAVQLVTPLAVAIAGNSPGLFGHDLWCETRIPLFKQSIDTRIKDRYHWHQSPRVGFGSGWVRQGAHELFAESVLLYPPFFPICGEEHPLVAVARGLVPKLEELRLHQGTVWLWNRPVYDDAEGGHLRIELRALPAGPTPVDMVANAALYIGLAEGLRPQINRLLPALPFSLAEYNFYRAAQDGLDARLVWPAPDQNSCHEYPVTDLLATLLPVAHDGLRAIGIAGDEAERYLAVIEQRLSSGQTGAAWQRRVLAECAENGDPASAAQAMLARYDTASLSNTPVGEWD; this comes from the coding sequence ATGGGCACCGACATTGCCGAAACCGGCTTCACCCCGCAAATGGAGCGGGCCTTCGCGCTGCGCCTGCAGGAGAACCTGACGGCGCTGCGCCAGGTGCTCGCCTGGCCCCATTTCGGCCGTGGCGAGGGCTCGCTCGGCGCCGAGCTGGAGATGTATCTGGTCGACGCCCACGGCCGCCCCCGCTGCGTCAATAAGGAAGTGCAGGGCGCCGCCGGCGACCCCCAGCTCACCCTGGAGCTGAACCGCTACAACCTGGAATACAACCTCTCGCCCCACCGCCTCTCGGCGCGGCCGTTCGAAGCCACCGAACGCGAGATGCTGGCACGTCTGGCGTGGCTGCGCGACAAGGCGGCGGCCTTCGGGGCGCGCATCCTCACCATCGGCATCCTGCCCACGCTCACGCCCGACGACTTCGGCCCGGCGACCATGACCGACCGCAGCCGCTACCATGTGCTCGTCGAAGGGCTCAAGCGCAGCCGGGGCGGGCGCTTCGAGGTGCACATCGACGGACGCCATCCGCTCGACCTGCTCATGGACGACGTCACCCTGGAAGGGGCCAACACCTCGTTTCAGATCCACTACCGGGTCGCCCCCGACGCCTACGCCGACACCTTCAACGCGGTACAGCTGGTCACCCCGCTGGCGGTCGCCATCGCCGGCAATTCGCCCGGCCTGTTCGGCCACGACCTGTGGTGCGAGACCCGCATCCCGCTGTTCAAGCAGTCCATCGACACCCGCATCAAGGACCGCTACCACTGGCACCAGAGCCCGCGGGTGGGCTTCGGCAGCGGCTGGGTGCGCCAGGGCGCGCACGAGCTGTTCGCCGAGTCGGTGCTGCTGTACCCGCCCTTCTTTCCCATCTGCGGCGAAGAGCATCCGCTCGTCGCCGTCGCTCGCGGCCTGGTGCCGAAGCTGGAGGAATTGCGCCTGCACCAAGGCACCGTCTGGCTGTGGAACCGGCCCGTCTACGACGACGCCGAGGGCGGCCATCTGCGCATCGAGCTGCGCGCCCTGCCGGCCGGGCCGACGCCGGTGGACATGGTGGCCAACGCCGCGCTCTACATCGGCCTGGCCGAAGGCCTGCGCCCGCAGATCAACCGCCTGCTGCCGGCGCTGCCGTTCTCGCTCGCCGAGTACAACTTCTACCGGGCCGCCCAGGACGGACTCGATGCGCGCCTGGTGTGGCCGGCGCCGGACCAGAACAGCTGCCACGAGTACCCGGTGACCGACCTGCTCGCCACGCTGCTGCCGGTGGCCCACGACGGCCTGCGCGCCATCGGCATCGCCGGCGACGAGGCCGAGCGCTACCTGGCGGTCATCGAGCAGCGCCTGAGCAGCGGCCAGACCGGGGCGGCGTGGCAGCGCCGCGTACTCGCCGAATGCGCCGAAAACGGCGATCCGGCCAGCGCCGCGCAGGCCATGCTGGCGCGCTACGACACCGCCAGCCTGAGCAACACGCCGGTCGGCGAATGGGACTGA
- a CDS encoding SGNH/GDSL hydrolase family protein, producing MKQILVYSDSLSWGIVPGTRQRHPFDVRWPGRLELGLKAHGADVRVIEDCLNGRRTVWDDPFKPGRAGLQGLAQRIEVNSPLDLVILMLGNNDFQSMHPHTGWHAAQGNAALVREIRAAPIEPGMPVPPILLVAPPQIGIPAGTMADKFAGGDLKCTGFPHALATVAKELECAFFDASHIIHASPVDGVHLDAHSHETLGDALVPVVAGLIDEESGAA from the coding sequence ATGAAACAGATCCTGGTGTATTCCGATTCCCTGTCCTGGGGCATCGTCCCCGGCACCCGGCAACGCCACCCCTTCGACGTGCGCTGGCCGGGGCGGCTGGAACTGGGCCTGAAGGCGCACGGCGCCGACGTGCGCGTCATCGAGGACTGTCTCAACGGCCGCCGCACGGTGTGGGACGATCCGTTCAAGCCCGGCCGCGCCGGGCTGCAGGGCCTGGCCCAGCGCATCGAGGTCAACAGCCCCCTCGATCTGGTGATCCTGATGCTGGGCAACAACGACTTCCAGTCCATGCATCCGCACACCGGCTGGCACGCCGCCCAGGGCAACGCCGCCCTGGTGCGCGAGATCCGCGCCGCGCCCATCGAGCCCGGCATGCCGGTGCCGCCGATCCTGCTCGTGGCCCCACCGCAAATCGGCATCCCGGCCGGCACCATGGCCGACAAGTTCGCCGGCGGAGACCTCAAATGCACCGGCTTTCCCCACGCCCTGGCGACAGTGGCGAAGGAACTGGAGTGCGCGTTCTTCGACGCCAGCCACATCATCCACGCCAGTCCGGTCGATGGCGTCCATCTGGACGCGCACAGCCACGAGACCCTGGGCGATGCGCTGGTGCCGGTGGTGGCGGGCCTGATCGATGAGGAGAGCGGCGCGGCATGA
- the ruvB gene encoding Holliday junction branch migration DNA helicase RuvB has translation MIETDKLQAGGERLIAPQTASTQEDAIERALRPKRLDDYIGQQKIREQLEIFISAARKRTEALDHVLLFGPPGLGKTTLAHIVAAEMGVNLRQTSGPVLERAGDLAALLTNLEPHDVLFIDEIHRLSPVVEEILYPALEDFQIDIMIGEGPAARSVKLDLPPFTLVGATTRAGMLTNPLRDRFGIVSRLEFYTPDELGTIVSRSSGLLNVDIDDAGALEIARRARGTPRIANRLLRRVRDYAEVRADGHISAAVADAALSMLDVDALGLDLMDRKLLGAVLEKFGGGPVGLDNLAAAIGESTDTIEDVLEPYLIQQGYLQRTPRGRIATHAIWQHFGLTPPGREDLFGGR, from the coding sequence ATGATCGAGACCGACAAACTCCAGGCTGGCGGCGAGCGCCTGATCGCCCCCCAGACCGCCAGCACGCAGGAAGACGCCATCGAGCGCGCCCTGCGCCCCAAGCGCCTGGACGACTACATCGGCCAGCAGAAGATCCGCGAGCAGCTCGAGATCTTCATCAGCGCCGCGCGCAAGCGCACCGAGGCGCTCGATCATGTGCTGCTGTTCGGCCCGCCGGGGCTGGGCAAGACCACCCTGGCGCACATCGTCGCCGCCGAGATGGGCGTGAACCTGCGCCAGACCTCCGGCCCGGTGCTCGAGCGCGCCGGCGACCTGGCCGCGCTGCTGACCAACCTCGAACCGCACGACGTGCTGTTCATCGACGAGATCCACCGCCTCTCGCCGGTGGTGGAGGAGATCCTCTACCCGGCGCTGGAGGACTTCCAGATCGACATCATGATCGGCGAAGGTCCGGCGGCCCGTTCGGTCAAGCTCGACCTGCCGCCCTTCACCCTGGTCGGCGCCACCACCCGCGCCGGCATGCTCACCAACCCGCTGCGCGACCGCTTCGGCATCGTCTCGCGGCTGGAGTTCTACACCCCGGACGAGCTGGGCACCATCGTCAGCCGCTCCTCGGGCCTGCTGAACGTGGACATCGACGACGCCGGTGCGCTGGAGATCGCCCGCCGCGCCCGCGGCACGCCGCGCATCGCCAACCGCCTGCTGCGCCGGGTGCGCGACTACGCCGAGGTGCGCGCCGACGGCCACATCTCGGCCGCCGTGGCCGACGCGGCGCTGTCCATGCTCGACGTCGATGCGCTCGGTCTCGATCTCATGGACCGCAAGCTGCTCGGCGCGGTGCTGGAAAAATTCGGCGGCGGCCCGGTGGGGCTGGACAACCTCGCCGCGGCCATCGGCGAGTCCACCGACACCATCGAGGACGTGCTCGAACCCTACCTGATCCAGCAAGGCTACCTGCAGCGCACCCCGCGCGGGCGCATCGCCACCCACGCCATCTGGCAGCACTTCGGCCTCACCCCGCCCGGGCGTGAGGACCTGTTCGGCGGCCGCTAG
- the ruvA gene encoding Holliday junction branch migration protein RuvA has product MIGRLTGTLLEKNPPQILVDVGGIGYEVDVPMSTFYQLPAIGQSVTLRTHLAVREDGHFLYGFFSDEERAAFRQLIKVSGIGARTALAVLSGLSVNDLAQAVALQETGRIVKVPGIGKKTAERLVLELKDKLGKALPATGATVTAAAGAAPADAHSDILNALLALGYNEKEALRAMKDLAPDTGVSAGIREALKLLAKV; this is encoded by the coding sequence ATGATCGGACGCCTCACCGGCACCCTGCTGGAAAAGAACCCACCCCAGATCCTCGTCGACGTCGGCGGCATCGGCTACGAGGTGGACGTGCCCATGAGCACCTTCTACCAGCTGCCCGCCATCGGCCAGAGCGTGACCCTGCGCACCCACTTGGCGGTGCGCGAGGACGGCCACTTCCTCTACGGCTTCTTCAGCGACGAGGAACGCGCCGCCTTCCGCCAGCTCATCAAGGTGTCGGGTATCGGCGCGCGCACCGCGCTGGCGGTGCTCTCCGGCCTGTCGGTGAACGATCTGGCCCAGGCGGTGGCACTGCAGGAGACCGGGCGCATCGTCAAGGTGCCGGGCATCGGCAAGAAGACCGCCGAACGCCTGGTGCTGGAACTCAAGGACAAGCTCGGCAAGGCCCTGCCCGCCACCGGCGCGACGGTCACCGCGGCGGCGGGCGCGGCGCCGGCCGACGCCCACAGCGACATCCTCAATGCGCTGCTGGCGCTCGGCTACAACGAGAAGGAAGCGCTGCGCGCCATGAAGGATCTGGCGCCCGACACCGGCGTATCGGCGGGCATCCGCGAGGCGCTCAAGCTGCTCGCCAAGGTGTGA
- a CDS encoding glutathione S-transferase family protein — translation MKLIGMLDSPFVRRTLVSAHLMNLSLDNEQISVFRQADDFRALNPLVKAPTLVFDDGTVMVESQIIVSYLETLAAPSKRLTPTDPEARLRCMRLTSVALAACDKAVQLYYETRLRPEAARWPEWIARKSDQLRAAFDLLEPEVPDAGWLSATRDPNLADVSIAVAWRFARHAVPELIDAERCPRITRHSAEAEALPAFQAADF, via the coding sequence ATGAAACTCATCGGCATGCTCGATTCGCCCTTCGTGCGTCGCACCCTCGTCAGCGCCCATCTGATGAACCTGTCGCTCGACAACGAGCAGATCTCGGTGTTCCGCCAGGCGGATGACTTCCGCGCCCTCAACCCGCTGGTCAAGGCCCCGACGCTGGTCTTCGACGACGGCACGGTGATGGTCGAGAGCCAGATCATCGTCAGCTACCTGGAGACCCTGGCCGCGCCCTCCAAGCGCCTGACCCCGACCGACCCGGAGGCCCGGCTGCGCTGCATGCGCCTGACCAGCGTGGCCCTGGCCGCCTGTGACAAGGCGGTGCAGCTCTACTACGAGACCCGCCTGCGCCCCGAAGCGGCGCGCTGGCCCGAGTGGATCGCGCGCAAGAGCGACCAGCTGCGCGCCGCCTTCGATCTGCTCGAACCCGAAGTGCCCGACGCCGGCTGGCTCAGCGCCACCCGCGACCCCAACCTGGCCGACGTGAGCATCGCCGTGGCCTGGCGCTTCGCCCGCCACGCGGTCCCCGAGCTGATCGACGCCGAACGCTGCCCGCGCATCACCCGTCACTCGGCCGAGGCCGAGGCCCTGCCGGCCTTCCAGGCCGCCGACTTCTGA